The proteins below are encoded in one region of Flavobacteriales bacterium:
- a CDS encoding DUF2490 domain-containing protein, producing MNKSSFILLLCCPFLLFAQEQDFQLWSKVGVSYDLNKDLRVSLDQAYRARENASLPDVTFSNVSVKYDLKKRWSVALGYRFINDFDLSQNSSSSHRIYTDINYRKKQKRWLLKNRLRYQYQEENFTLRDKVSLSYNVRKTPLEPYTAFELFFKEAEFKKWRYTLGASYPLSKPLDASAYYRLQQSFNTNNPKQLHILGVGIDYKF from the coding sequence ATGAACAAAAGTAGTTTCATACTGCTATTATGTTGTCCTTTTTTGCTATTTGCACAGGAACAAGACTTTCAGCTATGGTCAAAAGTTGGCGTTTCTTATGATTTAAATAAAGATCTAAGAGTGTCTTTAGATCAAGCCTATCGAGCAAGAGAAAACGCTTCTTTGCCAGATGTCACATTTAGCAATGTATCTGTTAAATACGATTTGAAAAAAAGATGGTCTGTAGCCTTAGGCTATCGATTTATCAATGATTTTGATTTATCTCAAAATAGCTCTTCCAGCCATCGTATTTATACCGATATAAATTATAGAAAAAAACAAAAACGTTGGTTGCTAAAAAATAGGCTACGTTATCAGTATCAAGAAGAAAACTTTACTTTAAGAGATAAGGTATCTTTGTCATATAACGTCCGAAAAACACCTTTGGAACCCTACACAGCCTTTGAGTTATTTTTCAAAGAAGCAGAGTTTAAGAAATGGAGATATACTCTTGGAGCATCTTATCCATTATCAAAACCATTAGATGCAAGTGCCTATTATAGATTGCAGCAATCTTTTAATACCAACAACCCCAAACAATTGCATATCTTAGGAGTAGGAATAGACTATAAATTCTAA
- a CDS encoding DUF4956 domain-containing protein translates to MISDLLFILADVEIFGSDFFDKKDFIELLVRSAFNFLIVGYIVRYLYYPVTKNKDYLFTYLLISVTVFFLCFLLENVKLELGFALGLFAIFGIIRYRTDAIPIKEMTYLFIVIGISVMNALVNKKISHAEVLFTNVMFIAITYGLEKIWLLKHESRKNIVFEKIELILPERKEELMADLKERTGLNITRVEVRNVDFLRDTANLRIFYFEDEQK, encoded by the coding sequence ATGATTAGCGATTTACTATTTATACTAGCAGATGTTGAAATATTCGGATCTGACTTTTTTGATAAAAAAGATTTTATAGAGTTATTGGTACGCTCTGCATTTAACTTTCTTATTGTAGGCTATATTGTTAGATACCTATACTATCCGGTTACTAAAAACAAGGATTATCTGTTTACTTATTTACTTATAAGTGTAACCGTTTTCTTCCTTTGTTTCTTATTAGAAAATGTAAAGCTTGAGCTGGGTTTTGCCTTGGGTCTTTTTGCCATATTTGGTATTATCCGCTATCGTACAGATGCTATTCCTATTAAGGAAATGACCTATTTGTTTATTGTGATAGGTATTTCAGTAATGAATGCATTAGTAAACAAAAAAATCAGCCATGCTGAAGTCCTTTTTACTAATGTGATGTTTATTGCCATAACGTATGGTTTAGAGAAAATATGGCTATTAAAACATGAGTCGAGAAAAAACATTGTCTTTGAAAAGATTGAGCTTATACTACCAGAAAGAAAAGAAGAGCTGATGGCTGATTTGAAGGAAAGAACGGGACTTAATATTACTCGAGTAGAAGTTCGAAATGTTGATTTTTTAAGAGATACAGCTAATCTAAGAATATTTTATTTTGAAGATGAACAAAAGTAG